One segment of Cellulosilyticum sp. I15G10I2 DNA contains the following:
- a CDS encoding ABC transporter substrate-binding protein, with protein MKKIKHYLNTLALGGVLMLSLAGCVGNTKDKVATPSPDTAAIQPATETNSTTRIITDARGEVEIPLTPQRIVDISGTSDTLSILGYSVIGTANSDAYDYTKLPAYLEDTLKDAAILGYSFQDTMDLEGVIALEPDLIIISNYQEKMYDQLSQIAPTVMLQMAQIDWTEDLKNVAAVMDQSDKADAWLSTYKAKAAETGDRMKAAHGEDTTYLAFLASGGQIYIFDGAGMGSILYTDMGLKKPEGMPAQENVSLPVVSYEGLAAIDADYIFAVGTEEDLAQLEANKMWQNMRAVKSDSYVTLPASPYFNQGYSPIGRLLFLDEIEGLMK; from the coding sequence AAAGTGGCTACACCATCACCTGACACTGCGGCGATACAGCCAGCAACCGAAACAAATAGTACTACCCGCATTATAACAGATGCCAGAGGCGAAGTAGAAATCCCTCTAACTCCACAACGCATTGTGGATATCAGCGGCACGAGCGATACCCTCTCTATTCTTGGCTATAGCGTAATTGGGACAGCTAACTCAGATGCTTATGACTATACAAAGCTTCCGGCTTATCTCGAAGATACTTTAAAAGACGCCGCTATTTTAGGTTACAGCTTCCAAGACACCATGGACCTTGAAGGGGTTATTGCCTTAGAGCCTGATCTTATTATCATCTCTAATTACCAAGAAAAAATGTATGATCAATTGTCTCAGATTGCTCCAACCGTGATGCTTCAAATGGCACAGATTGACTGGACTGAGGATCTCAAGAATGTGGCTGCTGTGATGGATCAATCAGATAAAGCAGATGCATGGCTAAGTACTTATAAGGCAAAAGCTGCAGAAACTGGCGATCGTATGAAAGCCGCTCACGGCGAAGATACAACTTACCTTGCCTTTTTAGCTAGCGGCGGTCAAATCTATATTTTTGACGGTGCCGGTATGGGAAGCATACTTTATACCGATATGGGACTTAAAAAACCTGAAGGTATGCCAGCTCAGGAAAATGTAAGTCTGCCAGTAGTCAGCTATGAAGGTCTTGCAGCAATAGATGCTGATTATATCTTTGCAGTGGGTACCGAAGAAGACCTAGCACAACTTGAAGCAAACAAAATGTGGCAGAATATGAGAGCAGTTAAAAGTGACAGCTATGTAACACTTCCGGCCAGTCCTTATTTTAACCAAGGCTACAGCCCTATTGGCCGCTTATTGTTTTTAGATGAAATAGAAGGGTTGATGAAATAA
- a CDS encoding FecCD family ABC transporter permease produces MFKKATATAILCCLLGGIGLIIAISFGAKLIPLKTVWDSIFHYEEVLEMQLVRDGRLPRALCTALIGGFLGISGAMMQGVTRNPVAEPSMMGITQGATLAVAITSVTPGLYGLFGNTFAALIGATVSGVLVLIFSMQNARNMNLSRLLLAGTALSTFFLSMASIVALLFNKAQELAFWVGGGFRTASWQSVWLLLGVGGICTLMALCLSQRINIVSLGEDVAVGLGENPHKVRFYALLLLIPLCGVSVAVAGNIAFVGLIVPHIIRRLLGYDYRYILPFSFAAGSVLLIWADVAARLVSQPYETPVGLFTSLIGVPFFLWLVRRGNS; encoded by the coding sequence ATGTTTAAAAAAGCAACTGCCACTGCGATACTCTGCTGCCTTCTAGGAGGTATTGGCCTTATTATTGCTATCTCCTTTGGTGCAAAGCTTATTCCTTTAAAAACTGTATGGGACAGTATTTTTCATTATGAAGAAGTATTAGAGATGCAGCTTGTTCGTGATGGCAGACTGCCAAGAGCATTATGCACCGCCTTAATAGGCGGTTTTCTTGGTATCTCTGGTGCTATGATGCAGGGTGTTACAAGAAACCCAGTTGCGGAGCCTTCTATGATGGGCATCACTCAAGGTGCCACCCTAGCCGTTGCCATCACCTCTGTTACTCCAGGCTTATACGGCCTTTTTGGCAATACCTTCGCTGCCCTTATCGGTGCGACAGTAAGTGGTGTTTTAGTACTCATCTTCAGTATGCAGAATGCTCGTAATATGAACTTATCCCGCCTGCTTCTGGCTGGAACCGCCCTAAGTACATTCTTTTTATCGATGGCATCTATTGTTGCCTTGTTGTTTAATAAAGCTCAGGAGCTTGCCTTTTGGGTAGGGGGTGGGTTTAGAACCGCCTCCTGGCAGAGTGTCTGGCTGCTTCTGGGGGTAGGCGGGATCTGTACCCTCATGGCGCTGTGCTTATCGCAGCGTATTAATATCGTAAGCTTAGGAGAGGATGTAGCGGTCGGCCTTGGAGAAAATCCTCATAAAGTACGTTTTTATGCCCTGCTGCTTTTAATCCCCCTCTGCGGGGTCAGCGTAGCGGTAGCAGGCAATATTGCATTTGTCGGCTTAATCGTTCCCCATATCATACGCCGGCTTCTAGGCTATGACTACCGTTATATACTGCCGTTTTCTTTTGCTGCAGGTTCTGTACTTCTTATCTGGGCAGATGTTGCGGCCAGATTAGTGAGTCAGCCTTATGAAACCCCTGTGGGCCTCTTTACATCGTTAATTGGCGTGCCCTTTTTTCTATGGCTTGTAAGAAGGGGGAATAGTTGA